The following DNA comes from Bacteroidales bacterium.
TCCCGGTTCACTTTTTCTTTTAGAGGCTGGGAGAAGGCAGGTAAAGTGAGAATACCGATGATCAGCGACAGAACAATGGATCTTGTGAGATTTTTCATACCTTAAGAATTAAACATAGCAGGTGCTAAGTTAAAAAATCATTGGTTTTTATTGATCATATAATTGCTCATTCATTGTGCCATAATTTGTTAATTTAATGCAGCGATTGAATGAGAATCCATAAAATTAATTTCATCCTATTTTTATTAATTTTGTTCAATATTAATCATTTGAAATATGGGTATAGCGGAGAACATTTATAAATTTAGAAAGGAGCTTCCCGAAGGGGTAAAACTCGTAGCCATTACCAAGACCAAGCCTAACGAAGATATAATGGAAGCCTATCAGGCAGGTCATAAGATATTTGGTGAGAATAAGGTTCAGGAATTGGTCAGCAAATATCAGGATCTGCCTAAAGATATCGAATGGCATATGGTGGGTCACCTTCAATCCAATAAAGTGAAATATATTGCTCCGTTTGTTCATCTGATTCACGGAGTCGATCGGCCCAAACTTTTTAATGTAATTGATAAGGAGGGGAAAAAGAACAATCGTGTGCTGGATGTTTTGATGCAGTTTCACATTGCCAGGGAGGAAACCAAGTTCGGATTTAATTTACAGGAAGCAAAGGAGTTGCTGGATTCCGAAGCTTTTAACAATTATGATTTCATAAAGGTAAGAGGCCTTATGGGAATGGCTACTTTTACTGAGGATATGGAACAGGTAAGAAGTGAGTTTCGGGAACTTGTAAATATTTTCAATAAACTGAAGGAAAATTATTTTCCCAATGATCCGGCTTTTAAAGAAATTTCCATGGGCATGTCAAATGATTACCACGTGGCCCTTGAGGAAGGCACCACCATGGTGCGTATAGGGAGTTTGATTTTTGGGAAAAGAAATATTCATTAATTTTACGTCGTCTAAATACAATAACAAAATAATATGATCAATACAGAAACCACGTATCTCGGTACACAATTAAAGAATCCTGTTGTAGTGAGCAGTTCGGGTTTATCCAATACCGTTGACAAAATCCGCAAGATAGAGGAAAA
Coding sequences within:
- a CDS encoding YggS family pyridoxal phosphate-dependent enzyme; the encoded protein is MGIAENIYKFRKELPEGVKLVAITKTKPNEDIMEAYQAGHKIFGENKVQELVSKYQDLPKDIEWHMVGHLQSNKVKYIAPFVHLIHGVDRPKLFNVIDKEGKKNNRVLDVLMQFHIAREETKFGFNLQEAKELLDSEAFNNYDFIKVRGLMGMATFTEDMEQVRSEFRELVNIFNKLKENYFPNDPAFKEISMGMSNDYHVALEEGTTMVRIGSLIFGKRNIH